The following proteins come from a genomic window of Heyndrickxia acidicola:
- a CDS encoding LysR family transcriptional regulator, whose protein sequence is MNLQYLYVFKEVAKWGNFTRTGEELGYAQSSITTQIKKLEDYYQVKLFERAEGRMRLTQQGEELYFYVEKILSLAEEAKEKVSNETNVRGTIRIGTTESLAAYFITPYIKQIKLKHPELKIMLESGLCGKLKESTAEGVYDMAIILDEAVEQPELMTIPVRKEKMVLIAAPGHPYSKLEEMKLELLCSETLILTEEGCSYRTLLEKRLKENKIQPKSVISFSSLEAIKQCAADDLGIALLPEIAVRKELQEGKLIQLPFAEEYINVSIQIIYQKKKWLTPPLKQLLSIIGES, encoded by the coding sequence ATGAACCTACAATACCTTTATGTCTTTAAAGAAGTAGCAAAATGGGGAAACTTCACCCGGACCGGTGAAGAACTGGGATATGCCCAATCCAGTATCACCACTCAAATAAAGAAGCTGGAAGACTACTACCAGGTAAAACTATTTGAACGCGCTGAAGGCAGAATGCGCCTAACCCAGCAAGGAGAAGAGCTCTATTTTTATGTAGAAAAAATCCTTTCCTTAGCAGAAGAAGCGAAAGAAAAGGTGTCGAACGAGACAAATGTAAGAGGAACCATTCGAATCGGCACAACGGAATCCCTTGCCGCCTATTTCATAACGCCTTATATAAAACAGATTAAACTAAAGCATCCTGAACTGAAAATCATGCTTGAGTCAGGCCTTTGCGGAAAGTTAAAGGAAAGTACGGCAGAGGGCGTCTACGATATGGCGATCATTTTGGACGAAGCAGTCGAACAGCCTGAGCTTATGACAATCCCAGTCCGGAAAGAAAAAATGGTGCTGATTGCAGCCCCCGGGCATCCTTATAGCAAGCTCGAAGAAATGAAGCTTGAACTGCTTTGTTCAGAGACTCTTATTTTAACAGAAGAAGGCTGTTCGTATCGGACTTTACTGGAAAAACGGTTAAAAGAAAACAAAATTCAGCCGAAATCTGTGATTTCCTTCAGCAGCCTGGAAGCCATTAAACAATGTGCAGCAGATGATCTGGGGATCGCACTACTCCCTGAAATTGCCGTCAGGAAGGAACTGCAGGAAGGCAAGCTTATTCAGCTGCCCTTTGCCGAAGAGTATATCAACGTCTCTATTCAAATCATCTATCAAAAAAAGAAATGGTTAACACCCCCGCTTAAGCAGCTGCTCTCTATAATAGGGGAGTCTTAA
- a CDS encoding MFS transporter, with amino-acid sequence MKQFAITSYVMYFLGGCVLTIVGSVLPQILAHYELTYTVGGQLVFLGSLGFLLGVPISTYMLGRISEKNLLALAAAFIAVAQIGMYFLPPFQWIIFFNFLNGIGVAALEMVVATLMMELFVGRRAVVMSYLEVSFGVGALFMPLAASFFINQQHWRASFLLTSILAVVMVAVSKAIRFNKHDAHEEDASAKPSDASSAVPPVLPAQSRWKVLILFVLMIFMYAGVESSLNNFLSSIFITYLKAIPSFASLSIGTFWVAMLAGRIATGWIIRKVTYERYLLFSIIGAIFSLVLFILFKNMLAGYLLLLVLGLAMSGIYSITMVYANHTLSGLSARIVTGFITGFSGLGGAVFPAVIGFAMDRAGIGPALWVIAGFGVMYLAALTGVLVFRASVHRAHSLHSQG; translated from the coding sequence ATGAAACAGTTTGCGATTACTTCTTATGTTATGTACTTTTTGGGCGGGTGTGTACTGACAATAGTAGGTTCCGTGCTGCCTCAAATTCTAGCACACTATGAGCTTACCTATACCGTTGGAGGACAACTGGTTTTTCTTGGGTCATTAGGCTTTTTGCTTGGCGTGCCCATATCCACCTATATGCTGGGGCGTATAAGCGAGAAGAATCTTCTGGCCCTGGCAGCCGCCTTTATTGCTGTTGCTCAAATCGGGATGTATTTTCTGCCGCCTTTTCAATGGATTATCTTTTTTAACTTTTTAAATGGAATCGGGGTCGCTGCCTTGGAGATGGTGGTGGCGACACTGATGATGGAGCTTTTTGTTGGAAGGCGTGCAGTGGTGATGAGCTATCTGGAGGTTTCGTTTGGGGTAGGAGCTTTATTTATGCCGCTTGCAGCAAGTTTTTTCATCAACCAGCAGCATTGGAGAGCGTCCTTTCTTTTGACAAGTATCCTCGCGGTCGTCATGGTGGCGGTATCCAAAGCCATTCGGTTCAATAAGCATGATGCGCATGAAGAGGATGCTTCAGCCAAGCCTTCTGATGCCAGTTCAGCTGTACCGCCGGTTTTGCCGGCCCAGTCAAGATGGAAGGTATTGATTCTGTTTGTGCTTATGATCTTTATGTATGCAGGAGTGGAAAGCAGTCTGAATAACTTTCTGTCTTCTATTTTTATTACCTATTTAAAAGCCATTCCATCCTTTGCCTCCTTAAGTATCGGGACATTTTGGGTGGCGATGCTGGCAGGGAGGATTGCTACAGGCTGGATCATCCGTAAAGTGACCTATGAACGGTATCTGCTCTTCAGCATTATTGGAGCCATTTTCAGCCTGGTTCTTTTTATCCTTTTTAAAAACATGCTGGCAGGGTATCTGCTTCTCTTGGTTCTCGGATTAGCGATGTCAGGCATTTATTCGATTACGATGGTATATGCGAACCATACCCTTTCCGGATTATCAGCACGGATTGTCACAGGCTTTATTACCGGATTTTCCGGACTTGGCGGGGCTGTTTTCCCGGCTGTCATTGGTTTTGCTATGGACCGTGCAGGCATTGGTCCTGCCCTATGGGTAATAGCCGGGTTTGGAGTCATGTATTTAGCGGCTTTAACAGGAGTGCTTGTCTTTAGAGCGAGCGTTCACAGAGCTCATTCGCTTCATAGTCAGGGGTAA
- a CDS encoding macrolide family glycosyltransferase, whose amino-acid sequence MARVLFCNGPQEGHVNPTIGLVQELIKRGEEVVYFTTEEQREKLEKAGAVVHTYPNFFKGGIPKGNPHYLHLISLVLQSALEILPLILEKHEETPFDYVIYDSMFGAGNLAAKRLNLPSINSHPGFVMPEGKFEEMLKKRGALAAAEDVKPLEDKCSKLFQKLNSRFELGLKSYFDLFSDISQFSIIYTSRYFQPGGDMFLEDRYKFIGPSIVKRAQTHDFPMEKLKGKEVLFISLGTVFNRAKDFYLQCIEAFRDKNLLVVMSIGRNVSVEELGEIPANFIVKQYVPQLEVLEHTRLFLTHGGMNSINEGIYYGVPLLLYPQNADQPANAYHVEELGAGKRLRQEALSADYLRQIADYMLDSYDAFHQKVEAIQHSFKLAGGLQMAADEIAAFKKKNGIN is encoded by the coding sequence ATGGCAAGAGTATTGTTTTGCAACGGGCCGCAGGAAGGTCACGTGAATCCGACCATTGGCCTTGTACAGGAATTGATCAAACGAGGTGAAGAGGTTGTTTATTTTACAACAGAAGAACAGCGGGAGAAATTGGAGAAGGCAGGGGCTGTTGTGCATACATACCCTAACTTTTTCAAGGGAGGCATACCGAAAGGAAATCCACACTATTTACATTTAATCTCCTTGGTACTGCAATCGGCTTTGGAAATTCTGCCTCTCATTCTCGAAAAGCATGAGGAAACCCCCTTTGACTATGTCATTTATGATTCCATGTTTGGCGCCGGCAATTTGGCGGCTAAGCGCCTGAATCTTCCTTCTATTAATTCGCACCCAGGCTTTGTGATGCCGGAGGGGAAGTTTGAGGAAATGCTGAAAAAGAGAGGAGCTTTGGCGGCTGCCGAAGACGTAAAGCCGCTTGAAGACAAGTGTTCTAAGCTCTTTCAAAAGCTGAATAGCCGTTTTGAATTAGGGTTGAAATCGTATTTTGATTTGTTTTCCGATATCTCCCAATTTTCAATTATCTATACCAGCCGTTATTTTCAGCCGGGCGGCGATATGTTTTTAGAGGACCGCTATAAATTTATAGGCCCTTCTATTGTAAAAAGGGCTCAAACACATGACTTTCCAATGGAGAAGCTGAAAGGGAAGGAAGTTTTGTTTATTTCGCTGGGAACGGTCTTTAACAGGGCGAAGGATTTTTACCTGCAGTGTATTGAAGCGTTTCGGGATAAAAATCTGCTGGTCGTAATGTCTATCGGGCGGAACGTTTCTGTGGAGGAGCTGGGTGAGATTCCTGCCAATTTTATTGTAAAACAGTATGTTCCCCAGCTGGAAGTTCTCGAGCATACCCGCCTGTTTTTAACCCATGGCGGAATGAACAGCATTAATGAAGGAATCTATTACGGTGTACCGCTGCTTTTATATCCGCAAAATGCCGATCAGCCTGCCAATGCGTATCACGTTGAGGAGCTCGGAGCCGGAAAGAGGCTGAGGCAGGAAGCACTGTCTGCGGACTATCTGCGGCAGATTGCAGACTACATGCTGGATTCATATGATGCGTTTCATCAAAAGGTAGAAGCTATTCAGCATTCCTTTAAGCTCGCGGGCGGTTTACAAATGGCAGCGGATGAAATTGCTGCTTTTAAAAAGAAGAACGGCATTAACTAA